A genomic segment from Candidatus Brocadia sinica JPN1 encodes:
- the cas4 gene encoding CRISPR-associated protein Cas4 — protein MDVNLKSIRFTGTQMNYYFLCKKKLWYFSRNIEMEQTSDAVYLGKLIHETSYEREKKEIDIDDTIKIDFIGKDRVIHEVKKSDKVEEPHIWQLKYYLWYLKQKGAEGITGKINYPKLKKTLDVFLEQGDDEKIQSILKEIQDIVNAELPPPHQKTKMCKCCSYGDICWV, from the coding sequence ATGGACGTTAATTTAAAAAGTATTCGCTTCACCGGCACCCAGATGAACTACTACTTCCTCTGCAAAAAGAAGCTCTGGTATTTTTCCAGAAATATTGAGATGGAACAGACGAGTGACGCGGTCTACCTCGGCAAGCTGATCCATGAGACGTCATATGAACGGGAGAAGAAGGAGATTGATATTGACGACACGATTAAAATTGACTTTATTGGTAAGGACAGGGTCATTCACGAGGTGAAAAAATCTGACAAGGTGGAAGAACCGCATATCTGGCAGTTGAAGTATTACCTCTGGTATCTGAAACAAAAGGGGGCGGAGGGTATTACGGGCAAGATAAATTATCCAAAACTCAAAAAGACCCTGGACGTATTTTTAGAACAGGGTGATGACGAAAAGATTCAATCAATTTTGAAGGAAATTCAAGATATCGTGAATGCCGAATTGCCTCCACCACACCAAAAGACGAAGATGTGCAAGTGCTGTAGCTATGGGGATATTTGCTGGGTGTGA